The sequence TGAATATCAACAACTGTATTTGAATtatatattcttatttattatGGAAATGTAatggaaatgttttgttttgttccattttggcattttttctttaagctatgtcatttattttcatttttcacaacGGCTGCACATGCGCGTGCGATAATGACGCAACAAAATGGGACCCGGAAGTGCAACAGTAAACAAAGCAGTGAGAGCTGCTGTTAGTTTCTGAAAGATGGTGTACGTGTCTAACGGTGAGTGGTTTGCCCATTTTCAGAGCGAATTCGTCGCTTTCTTGTAAAATATGTTTCCTCTGCTGAACATTTCTAGTTAAAACTCATCTTTTCAACAAGGATGTGTAACTTTATATTAGTAGAGCGTTAGGCTACATTCAGCGAACTAGCTTGTTAGCTAACTTGTTGGACCTGCGCAGTAGGAAGAACCGCATCTTTAAAATCCAACGAGTCTCCTCTAAGAGGCTTTCTACCAGCATGTCATTTCAGTTAATTGCAGTAGTTAATTCATTGTACTATGTTGAACATTAGGACGTGTTTACCGGTGTTTCGGTTTAACAAGGGACCGTGTTAACTAGTGACTTGCGTCGTGGTTGCTCGTAGCGACGACGTAGGTGTCCTCCTAAAGGCCTTAAATTCTCTTAAATTGAATAttcaatacagtatatattcgtttgttttttcagtcttaCCTTAGATAAATTTAATCACTTGCTTTTCCTGAAGTCAATCTTTTTCAACGGCTTTTTTGAGAGAGAAATGATGAATCTCGTCGTAGTATCCACACTGATGGGTCACAAGTTAAACAGACGGTAGATAGTTTGTACACAATATTTAGTCACAAACTGTACTTTTAATATGTACACAATGGAAAAGCAAGTTCATCGGTTGAATATTAGCCACTTTCCGATTGAGGATAACGGTATAGAATCCGATGATAGGTTGTAGCTGCACTGCTAACGTATAAGGCTAAcgttaaataaacacagatgagTATATattgattaaagtaaaattgaTAAGGCTTTTAAGAGGAACAGCTGCCGTCACCATGACAATCACGACACATTCGCTTGtaagtcaccagttaacacggtCACTGGTTAAACCGAAACACCTGCCGTGTTGTCTCTCCCCTTTTAAGCACTGATTTGGCTGTTAGCatattttattctacttttaCCTTCCTAACACTGGCtaaatttgtaatttgtaaacTGATGAGGCATGCGTACATAGGATTttgatattaatgatattaTTGGCTATTAACTCCTACTTTGGCTGGTCCCCGTTGCTACTTGTCTCATTTGTccctctttgtctccctctgtctgtctctttctcaggTCAGGTCCTGGACAGCCGGATGCAGTCGCCATGGCGACTGTCCTTCCTGGTCGATCTCTTCTGGGGAGTTGTGGAGTTTTTCGGCCTGTAGTAAGTCATTCACACAAGTATTTAATCAAGTAATGGATGTGTGACCTTTTGAACAATATAATCTACTTGTGAACAACTTTTGAAGGTGTGAGCTTCTGTAAAGATTTGTAATTCCAGTAACTTAAGTGTTGCCagtcagttttttgttttcaaaagatGGTATAAATCAGCTGTCTTCCTTGAGCAATCAGAAGAGTCACAAAATATTGGCTATTGCTATCCTTTAGAGCCTAAAAACATCCACCATCCATCTACCATTTCTTGCCCAGGTTGAATAGGGAAATTGGTTGCAGATAATCCAAGTTTAATACGTTTCTTGGAAGTTGTGATGAGAAATGTAACAATTTAGGTGAGAAaagaaataatgtgtttgtgtcagaacCCTGATCTTGTTTGTCCTCTACCAGTTTTAAGACATTAATTCACCCTAACATGACAAAGGATGGAAACGGTGCTTCGTCAAGCTTCAGTGATGGCAGAGGGTAAGTCCCTGGGGTAAAGTCATTTCtctactgtcacacacactagagacatATCCTTTATGTCCCTCAATGCAAAACATTTAGATGGTAAGACTGTAGTCTGTGTTTTAGCATATCCTTGTCATATGTAGGAACCAGCTGAGGATTTTATTTAGAAAAGGGTATCATGTTtaactgagaggaaaaaaagatagtgtcaatcactgtttctgCTTTGTCCTCACTAGTTTTCATATTTCAGTAATCCTTCCACAGTCAATGTCCTGGTGGCCTAGTGGCCAAAGGCATACAGCATGTAATAGTAGCATCCaggttttaatttgttttaaagggctggtgattttctgcttttcttattgtcaacaaatctcacatgcagagccaaaccaacaattaacaAATGAAGTGTCCTCctagtattgtgtgtgtgtgtatccaaagcctgatatatcttattcctctatGGGCAGAAATATGTCACTAGAAATtgaatttttattgtttaacttGAATAATTGCTTTGAAAAACTTAATCTGAATAGCATgatttaaaattgaatttattagTTTGGAATGAGctagaaaatgacaaaaacaagtccTTTCTTTAGCCCCAATTTTAAATaatcttctttcttctctcttctgttGCTTGCCTGTGCAGTCCTCCAGGTCCCCCTGGTGGCAGAAGAAGGATGGGGAGAATAAACCATGGTGGAGGTCCCAGTGCTCCACCAATGggtggaggaggatgaggaaggtGAGGAATACCATTTTTTCTGAACTACGTCACCCAACAGATAAGCCCCTGTTGGTGCATACCTGCTAACTCTGCAGACTGTATCAGTGATATAAAGTGTTTAGTCTAATAACTTTGCCTACACTGACAACTGTAAGTTGTTAACATTTCCTAGTTGGTTTTTAACTGCCTCATAGATATTTGGACATAATGTGAATACAACCTTACTTAATGTATAATCCTTGCTTTTCACCAGGTAAACGCCTACACATCCTGTGTAGGCGTGGGGCCTGGCATAGTGTCTGTTTGCTGAGAGCATAAAGAAAGATGGTGACAACACTGTGCCGAACCCCCTCTTTATCTGCTGCCACTGCCACGAGCAGTTTCTTGACGCCTTTCTGGGAATTCCTACACGTAGGGGCCAGATTGGCTGATAAAGCAGCAATCCTCATCACTTTCTACCCTTTCCCCGCTTCTGCCCCTTAATTTTCCTGTCACACCAGAGCTGTGTGTCAATATTATGATCATCCCTCCTGGGAATCATgacatttgtttgtctttgttttgtatcATTCTGTTTGAATAAAGATTTATGCTGTTGAAACACATTAGTATTGAGTTTTTCTTGTTCCATTATTGTCACACTTGGTAATGACACAACTTCCATCTATGTAGAGCTGAGACGTCACTTTTCACTCAATAATGAGGTTGTGGAGAGATTTTTTCTTACAACCTCTTGTTTAAATTCATTATGTTCATAATTCCAAGAAAAGTGGATTTTGTTTGTTCCAATCAAATGCAACAATTATTTATCAAAGTGTGAAGGGTTTATTTACACAGATCCACTCATCCATGAACATGAGAGAAGCACAGTAATATTTACAGAATATTAACTAGTAAACTCCCTCTCCTATTAAAGACTGTTCAACAGTTAAACAATGACCTCATCTGGGTTTTTGATCCAAGAAAACAGCCTACTTTACATCATGTGTGTCACaaagtgggattttttttttttttttaggaatcCTCTCTTAGCTTCAAGTAAAATCTGATTGATTTCACCAGACGAAGGCAGCTCTCTCGCGGAGCATTCTGACACCGAAGCGCTGCCACTCCCCCTGGTGGATCCACATTTCCTGTGTGGTGTCAAGACACGCCAGCACTGCTCCCCCCTTCCACGATATCAAGCGAGGGTCCATATCCTAGAGCACATGCAcatcaatatacagtacattaaggAAGCtgtataacatacagtatgttctgcGTAGTTCTCATCTTATTAACTCACAACCTCTGACATACACCCATTTGTCAATTTATTAGGTAAAATTAGATAAAAACTAATACGgtcctgcaataaatcctactttcatgaaggttataatgttcagtttatatttaatttgtttttaacatttagtCTACCCTAATTTATATAAATCTAGGTGTGCCTAATACACTGGCAAGTGAGAGCACACGGAAATATTAAATGAGGGTCACTACTTTGCAGATCTGTATCTCAGTCTGAGTCTGTGCAACAATTACCTTTGGCCGTGTGATAACTTCCACGTTGTCTACAAGCCTTCTGAAGGAGGGCGGCATCTTGTTGATAATGCGGTGAAGCAGAAACTCCTGAGCACCATGAAACATGAGCCCTCCTCCCACCACCAGTATGGAGCTGTACATCTTTCGTTTGGTCTCGTCCGATGCTGTCAATAAAAAGACGAGAGTGAGCTAGAACAGGATGTTCTG is a genomic window of Thunnus maccoyii chromosome 4, fThuMac1.1, whole genome shotgun sequence containing:
- the selenok gene encoding selenoprotein K produces the protein MVYVSNGQVLDSRMQSPWRLSFLVDLFWGVVEFFGLYFKTLIHPNMTKDGNGASSSFSDGRGPPGPPGGRRRMGRINHGGGPSAPPMGGGGUGR